From one Paenibacillus sp. FSL K6-1330 genomic stretch:
- a CDS encoding HAMP domain-containing sensor histidine kinase — protein sequence MIRSLYIRVVLTFLVSVIAGTIISFFMSTWIFEDKLNQNAQINLRNFGQDIVQIYKTLPLSEADSFVSGMKQLDSYHIRIYEATGVFQSYGKLNGHKPATVTMEQLKKVIDGGVVQDTPNGIATVLLGLPVKTEMGTKAMFLETLAPPSTSFVAKWGLIFATCSLIAGSLLILIASVFLVRPIKKLTKATKRIAAGDFNVKLNIKQTSELGTLARSFEDMMHDLQQLEQMRREFVTNVSHEVQSPLTSISGYAQALKQVDLSDQERSRYLDIIIAEAKRMSTMSDSLLKLSMLESQSQQLRLVTVSLDEQIRRVIVALQPQWSARNIHFELDLQTVKVTADRDQLNQVWTNILSNGIKFSKDGGVIHVSIQQDIKNVTVRISDTGIGIPLEDQKRIFERFFKADRSHSRKYDGSGMGLAIVKQIVSLHQGDVRVESELGQGTTFIVTLPITPPTE from the coding sequence ATGATTAGATCTTTATATATCCGTGTGGTCCTGACATTTCTAGTCTCCGTCATTGCGGGCACGATCATTTCTTTTTTTATGTCCACTTGGATATTCGAAGATAAATTGAACCAAAACGCTCAAATCAACTTGCGCAACTTTGGACAAGACATCGTGCAGATTTACAAGACCCTGCCGTTAAGTGAAGCGGACTCGTTCGTAAGTGGAATGAAGCAGCTCGATTCTTATCATATTCGGATTTACGAAGCAACGGGAGTGTTCCAGTCTTACGGTAAACTTAACGGACACAAACCTGCTACGGTGACGATGGAGCAGTTAAAGAAAGTCATCGATGGAGGCGTTGTTCAAGACACACCGAATGGTATTGCTACGGTTCTCTTAGGGTTGCCGGTGAAAACAGAAATGGGAACGAAAGCGATGTTTTTGGAGACGCTCGCTCCACCTTCTACCTCTTTTGTCGCCAAGTGGGGATTGATCTTTGCAACCTGTTCGTTGATTGCAGGAAGCTTATTGATTCTTATTGCCTCTGTATTCCTGGTCAGACCAATCAAAAAGCTGACAAAAGCAACCAAACGTATTGCAGCTGGAGATTTCAACGTCAAGCTGAATATTAAGCAAACGAGTGAGCTAGGTACGTTGGCTCGCAGTTTCGAAGACATGATGCACGATCTCCAGCAACTTGAGCAGATGCGCAGGGAATTCGTAACGAACGTGTCGCACGAGGTACAGTCCCCGCTCACCTCGATATCCGGTTACGCTCAAGCGCTCAAGCAAGTGGACCTGTCCGATCAAGAACGAAGCCGGTATCTCGATATTATCATTGCTGAAGCGAAGCGGATGTCCACCATGAGTGATAGCCTGCTCAAGCTGAGTATGCTGGAATCGCAGTCACAGCAGCTGCGGCTCGTCACAGTCAGTCTTGATGAACAGATTAGGCGAGTCATCGTCGCGCTCCAACCGCAATGGTCAGCCCGCAACATTCATTTTGAGCTTGATTTACAGACCGTTAAAGTAACGGCTGATCGTGACCAATTGAATCAGGTATGGACGAATATCCTTAGCAATGGCATCAAATTTTCCAAGGATGGCGGCGTGATTCACGTCAGCATCCAGCAGGATATCAAAAACGTGACCGTCCGAATATCCGACACGGGCATCGGTATTCCCCTGGAAGATCAGAAGCGCATATTTGAGCGTTTTTTCAAGGCCGATCGTTCACACAGCCGCAAGTATGACGGTAGCGGTATGGGACTTGCCATCGTGAAGCAGATCGTATCGCTGCATCAAGGCGATGTCCGAGTAGAAAGTGAACTAGGTCAAGGAACGACCTTTATTGTCACTTTGCCAATCACTCCACCAACGGAATAA
- a CDS encoding alpha/beta hydrolase, whose protein sequence is MTKEREKKKWGGTKSRKVINILLKVLGAIVIAILLFVAAVYTVNKISSHSEQKRLEPYGQHVSVDGNQMNVTIQGKGEETVVILPGFGTASPALDFKPLISELSPHYKVVVVEPFGYGLSDQTEKERSTANIVSEIHEALQSLHIDRYILMGHSISGIYSLDYVNKYPNEVRAFVGLDSSVPALSEQKIDSSETQPIKWFRNLGFARLQLKLSADPYDGLPYDEQTKEQLNILIRKNMYNTTQLNEAESMYSNFKAAEQLTFPPNLPVIFFIQKNHPATDRWIPEHEKLIKDSIHGEVVLLEANHYLYRSHAKEIAERFRGFIKEIQ, encoded by the coding sequence GTGACAAAAGAAAGAGAGAAGAAAAAATGGGGTGGAACCAAATCGAGGAAAGTAATAAACATTTTGCTTAAAGTATTAGGTGCAATCGTTATAGCTATCCTACTTTTTGTTGCCGCCGTGTATACCGTTAACAAAATCAGCAGTCATTCGGAGCAGAAGAGATTGGAACCTTATGGTCAGCATGTATCTGTAGATGGGAATCAGATGAATGTCACCATTCAAGGAAAAGGCGAAGAAACCGTCGTGATTTTACCCGGCTTTGGAACGGCATCGCCAGCACTTGATTTTAAACCGCTTATTTCAGAGTTATCCCCACATTATAAAGTCGTCGTCGTAGAGCCTTTTGGTTACGGATTGAGCGATCAGACCGAAAAGGAACGCAGCACGGCAAATATCGTAAGTGAGATTCATGAAGCTTTACAGAGTCTCCATATTGATCGTTATATCCTTATGGGCCATTCCATTTCCGGGATCTATAGCCTGGATTATGTGAACAAATATCCTAATGAAGTACGTGCATTTGTCGGACTGGATAGTAGTGTTCCAGCGCTGAGTGAACAAAAGATTGATTCGTCAGAAACACAACCGATTAAATGGTTCCGCAACTTAGGTTTCGCCCGATTACAATTGAAACTGAGTGCTGACCCTTATGATGGACTGCCTTATGATGAACAAACGAAAGAACAATTGAACATTCTGATACGCAAAAACATGTATAATACCACTCAATTAAATGAGGCAGAAAGCATGTATTCCAACTTTAAAGCAGCTGAACAGCTAACTTTCCCTCCGAATCTTCCTGTTATTTTCTTTATTCAAAAGAATCACCCGGCAACGGACAGATGGATTCCCGAGCACGAGAAGTTAATAAAGGATTCTATACATGGTGAAGTGGTGCTGCTGGAAGCGAACCATTATTTGTATCGTTCCCATGCCAAAGAAATTGCTGAAAGATTCAGGGGATTTATAAAGGAAATTCAATAA
- a CDS encoding alpha/beta hydrolase, with translation MTQPEEKKAKNGSRAKKVRNMILKILGAIVIAIVLFLGIVYITNVISSNSEAKKIEPYGQHVSVDGKNMNVFIQGEGKETIVLLPGYGTAAPALDFKLLIDELSPYYKVVAVEPFGYGLSDGTEKERTTENIVSEVHEALQQLNINQYMLMGHSIAGIYGIDYVNKYPNEVTAFVGIDSSVPTQPGMDVKFPLKTFAFLKKSGLQRLAVKFGSDPYTGLPFDDHTVEQMKMLSNKNSNSSTMLNEMDHISSNFKGAQGLTFPKDLPLLLLIQANNTGVEGWIPLHEGQIKDSVHGKVITMDGEHYLHHTLFKEIAEDVRAFMNEAK, from the coding sequence GTGACACAACCAGAGGAAAAGAAAGCGAAGAATGGATCGAGGGCCAAAAAAGTACGAAACATGATACTTAAAATACTAGGAGCAATCGTAATTGCCATTGTTCTGTTTCTAGGTATTGTTTATATCACGAATGTGATCAGTAGCAATTCGGAGGCGAAAAAGATAGAGCCCTACGGCCAGCACGTATCTGTAGACGGGAAAAATATGAATGTGTTCATTCAAGGCGAAGGTAAGGAAACGATCGTGCTTCTTCCAGGTTATGGAACAGCTGCACCAGCGCTTGATTTCAAGCTGCTCATCGATGAGCTATCTCCATATTACAAAGTTGTGGCGGTTGAGCCTTTCGGTTATGGATTAAGTGATGGAACTGAAAAAGAACGAACCACAGAGAATATCGTAAGTGAGGTTCATGAAGCTCTACAACAGCTTAACATTAACCAATACATGCTCATGGGCCACTCCATTGCAGGCATTTACGGCATAGATTATGTGAACAAATATCCAAACGAGGTGACTGCCTTTGTCGGAATCGATAGCAGTGTACCAACACAACCGGGTATGGATGTTAAATTCCCATTAAAAACGTTCGCATTTCTTAAAAAATCAGGTCTCCAAAGATTGGCGGTCAAATTTGGTAGTGACCCTTATACCGGACTCCCATTTGATGACCACACTGTAGAGCAGATGAAAATGCTGTCGAATAAAAACTCAAATAGTTCCACGATGTTGAATGAGATGGACCATATTTCTTCCAATTTCAAAGGGGCTCAAGGTTTAACATTCCCTAAAGATCTTCCACTTCTTCTCCTTATACAGGCGAATAATACAGGCGTAGAAGGATGGATACCTTTGCACGAAGGACAGATCAAAGACTCGGTACATGGAAAAGTAATAACAATGGATGGCGAACATTATTTACACCATACATTATTTAAAGAAATAGCTGAAGACGTTAGAGCATTCATGAACGAAGCGAAGTAA
- a CDS encoding alpha/beta fold hydrolase — protein MRFFEILLVLSCFALLVDLLFMKRSAKKTGLGVGIGSSVILLVQLFVEGYRWQLLLVYIMTALFILIVLLRHSGKMVNLKIGKLLKYSLSSLIVILLVVSTGLAVYLPVFDLPKLEGPEKVGTQTFHFTDQNRDEVLTEDQSDKRELMVQVWYPTENRNNNKRGTLFPNDKEMFKKFIQSFSTSLKLPNFVLDYWKYNRTNSYENVEILPSTSPYPLVLLSHGMGTSKVLHASQAENLASHGFIVVTIDHTYSTFATIFPDGRVTDYKTKMTTVEDRREIGNIWTQDVEFVIDQIEKLNSGAIESQFKGKIDLNNLGVMGHSFGGATAFNTTYLDHRVKAGINMDGSLYEVENRDDINKPFMFIRSGSFEDWLANFEIDRNSDDEVTKSLSDELHIMKNVINHGGNVIYVEGTQHFNFTDLQFYSELIKLTGITGDINGKRGSNIVNQYVLDFFNKQLKGTSGNLLQGPSDMYPEVKFIDPEEL, from the coding sequence ATGAGATTTTTTGAGATACTTTTAGTTCTATCCTGCTTCGCTTTACTCGTAGATCTATTGTTTATGAAAAGAAGCGCAAAGAAAACAGGATTGGGTGTGGGTATAGGAAGTAGCGTTATATTATTAGTTCAATTGTTTGTTGAGGGATACAGATGGCAGTTACTTTTGGTATATATTATGACGGCGCTATTCATACTCATCGTTTTATTGAGACATTCAGGTAAGATGGTGAATCTAAAAATAGGGAAGCTGTTGAAGTATAGTTTATCTTCCCTAATCGTCATTTTACTTGTTGTATCTACCGGCTTGGCTGTATACTTGCCAGTCTTTGATTTGCCGAAGCTTGAAGGTCCAGAGAAAGTGGGTACTCAAACATTTCATTTTACAGATCAGAACAGAGATGAAGTCTTAACTGAAGATCAAAGCGATAAGAGGGAGCTAATGGTTCAAGTTTGGTACCCTACTGAAAATAGGAATAACAACAAGCGTGGAACTCTTTTTCCAAATGATAAAGAAATGTTCAAAAAGTTTATTCAGAGCTTCTCTACTTCTTTAAAGCTGCCCAACTTTGTGCTCGATTACTGGAAGTATAATAGAACCAACTCTTATGAAAATGTAGAAATATTACCTTCTACAAGTCCTTATCCTTTGGTACTGCTATCTCATGGTATGGGAACCAGTAAAGTTCTACATGCATCACAGGCCGAGAATCTGGCCAGTCATGGGTTTATCGTGGTCACAATTGATCATACGTATAGCACCTTTGCTACCATTTTTCCGGATGGCCGGGTAACGGACTATAAAACTAAGATGACCACCGTAGAAGATCGCAGGGAAATAGGAAATATATGGACACAAGACGTGGAGTTTGTAATCGATCAAATTGAAAAGCTAAATTCAGGTGCAATTGAAAGTCAATTTAAAGGGAAAATAGATTTAAATAACTTAGGCGTAATGGGGCATTCTTTTGGGGGTGCAACGGCATTTAATACAACTTATTTAGATCATAGAGTCAAGGCCGGGATTAATATGGACGGGTCACTATATGAAGTGGAAAATAGAGATGATATAAACAAGCCGTTTATGTTCATCAGATCGGGAAGTTTTGAAGACTGGTTAGCCAATTTTGAAATTGATAGAAATTCGGATGACGAAGTAACTAAATCTCTTTCAGATGAGCTGCACATTATGAAAAATGTAATCAATCATGGGGGAAATGTGATTTATGTAGAAGGAACCCAACATTTCAATTTCACGGACCTTCAATTCTATTCAGAGTTGATTAAACTGACGGGGATAACAGGAGATATCAATGGTAAAAGAGGATCAAACATCGTAAATCAATATGTACTCGATTTCTTTAATAAGCAGCTGAAAGGAACAAGTGGCAATCTGCTTCAGGGACCGAGCGACATGTATCCAGAGGTGAAGTTTATAGATCCGGAAGAACTTTAA